One stretch of Dethiosulfovibrio peptidovorans DNA includes these proteins:
- a CDS encoding Na/Pi cotransporter, which yields MDTAHFFQILGGLGLFLYGIKLMSDSLQDLAGDRLRQLIASLTSTPIKGVLIGTLVTVLIQSSSGTTVMAVSFVQAGLMTLKQAVGVIMGANVGTTVTAQLIAFKIKNYALPIVGIGMILAVFGKTKKQKYLGNGMLGFGFLFMGMTTMEGSMDFLRNRKDIFLAFSRNPILGILAGTTLTMLIQSSSATVGLTIAMGTQGLLPLGAAIPILLGDNMGTTITAVLASLGSNRSAKQAAASHVFFNLIGVCIFLVALPLYKHVILATSSDIARQIANAHTLFNLTNTLIFLPFVTPFVGVIKRIIPSSEEAHSGPLYLDAHLLEASPAAATDAIRKEVLHLGHIALEMLDDVHAGYTKDDPKMIDQVNQTEKVVNDMTHRIAAYASELWERHISSELSQVLSSYVNGLGDIERIGDHAQNLMETYEYKRENKLSFSEKGMSEFNQMYQLVRSSLALSLEAVETEDLKKANYVAEILEEEVDDMEQKLRKSHIRRLNEGSCSPSAGVVFIDILSNFERIGDHAHNLAMIVRDMTRIRKKRG from the coding sequence GTGGATACAGCTCATTTTTTTCAGATTCTCGGGGGATTGGGTCTCTTTTTGTATGGAATCAAGCTTATGAGCGATTCACTTCAGGACCTGGCCGGTGATCGTCTTCGACAGCTCATCGCCTCGCTCACAAGCACTCCAATCAAGGGTGTTCTCATCGGAACCCTGGTCACTGTACTCATTCAGAGCAGCAGCGGCACCACGGTGATGGCGGTCAGTTTTGTTCAGGCCGGGCTCATGACCCTGAAGCAGGCAGTAGGGGTAATTATGGGGGCCAACGTAGGCACCACGGTCACAGCCCAACTCATCGCTTTCAAGATAAAGAACTATGCCCTGCCCATCGTAGGGATAGGAATGATTCTGGCCGTTTTCGGAAAGACGAAAAAACAGAAGTATCTGGGCAACGGTATGTTAGGCTTTGGATTCCTTTTCATGGGCATGACGACTATGGAGGGGAGCATGGATTTTCTCCGGAATCGCAAGGATATTTTTCTAGCCTTCAGCCGAAACCCCATCCTTGGCATCCTTGCCGGAACAACACTCACCATGCTTATTCAGTCGAGCTCGGCCACGGTAGGACTCACGATAGCCATGGGCACCCAAGGGCTTCTTCCCCTCGGCGCTGCCATTCCCATTCTTCTTGGAGACAATATGGGAACTACAATCACAGCCGTTCTGGCCTCCCTGGGTTCCAACCGATCAGCTAAGCAGGCAGCAGCATCCCACGTGTTTTTCAACCTCATAGGGGTCTGTATCTTCCTGGTTGCATTGCCTTTATACAAACACGTAATCCTAGCCACATCTTCAGACATTGCCCGACAGATCGCCAACGCTCACACCCTCTTCAATTTGACCAACACCCTGATTTTTCTTCCCTTCGTGACACCCTTCGTGGGCGTCATCAAACGTATCATCCCATCCTCGGAGGAAGCTCATTCAGGTCCTCTCTACCTGGATGCACACCTTCTGGAAGCTTCCCCGGCGGCCGCAACCGACGCTATACGCAAGGAAGTCCTCCATCTCGGTCATATCGCCCTGGAGATGCTGGATGACGTTCATGCAGGCTATACCAAGGATGACCCCAAGATGATTGACCAAGTAAACCAAACAGAAAAAGTCGTTAACGATATGACCCATCGGATCGCTGCGTATGCTTCCGAACTCTGGGAGCGACACATCTCCAGTGAGCTCTCTCAGGTTCTATCGTCCTACGTGAACGGCCTGGGGGATATCGAGCGTATCGGAGACCATGCCCAAAATCTGATGGAGACGTACGAGTATAAGCGAGAGAATAAGCTCAGTTTCTCAGAAAAAGGCATGTCCGAGTTCAACCAGATGTACCAGTTGGTTCGAAGTTCTCTGGCCCTCAGCTTGGAGGCCGTTGAGACCGAGGATCTGAAGAAGGCCAACTACGTCGCGGAGATCCTGGAAGAAGAGGTGGATGACATGGAACAAAAACTTCGAAAAAGCCATATCCGCCGTCTCAACGAGGGCTCATGCAGTCCTTCAGCTGGCGTGGTGTTCATCGACATCCTAAGCAATTTTGAACGGATCGGAGATCACGCCCACAACTTAGCCATGATCGTTCGGGACATGACCCGTATCCGCAAAAAAAGAGGTTAG
- a CDS encoding reactive intermediate/imine deaminase, whose amino-acid sequence MRKAIVTDKAPGAIGPYSQGIETETFVYTSGQLGMDPVTKVFADTIEGQTELALKNVSAVLEAGGSSLDNVVKTTVFLQDMNDFAVMNEIYKKFFSGECPARSAVQIARLPLDAKVEIEVVALKQ is encoded by the coding sequence ATGAGAAAAGCTATCGTTACGGACAAAGCACCGGGAGCTATTGGGCCCTACAGCCAGGGAATTGAGACCGAGACCTTTGTCTATACTTCGGGACAACTCGGCATGGATCCGGTAACAAAGGTCTTTGCCGATACAATCGAAGGGCAGACAGAGCTGGCTCTCAAGAACGTGTCGGCTGTATTGGAGGCCGGAGGAAGTTCGCTGGACAACGTGGTCAAGACCACGGTTTTTCTACAGGATATGAATGACTTTGCCGTAATGAACGAGATCTATAAAAAGTTCTTCAGCGGCGAGTGCCCGGCCAGAAGCGCAGTGCAGATTGCCAGACTTCCCTTGGACGCTAAGGTGGAAATAGAGGTCGTCGCTCTGAAACAATAA
- the fumC gene encoding fumarate hydratase, class II yields the protein MGWRTEEDSLGKVMVPHDALWGPQTQRSLDNFPIGTEVMPPELIEALVLIKKAAASVNVELQVLDQDRGRAIVEAADQVLSGNWKDQFPLSLWQTGSGTQTNMNVNEVLAHLARRSSGLDVHPNDHVNRSQSSNDVFPAAMHISTVLAVERRLCPVLEAMVSVLREKVTRYIDLVKIGRTHLQDATPVTVGQEIGGWVRMIERCESMLLSAVEYLKDLALGGTAVGTGLNAPDGFGERAAQELGDLTGIDFRSAPDKFHSLTSKDELAALHGVLKALAADLMKIANDVRWLASGPRCGLGELVIPANEPGSSIMPGKVNPTQAEALTMIAVQVMGNDVAVGMAASQGNFQLNVFMPVMINAVLQSLRLLSDGVDSFTKRCLSGLEVDEERIVQTRDRSLMLVTALTPTLGYDRSAAIAKKAHEEGLTLREAAVSSGALSGEDFDRLVRPENMV from the coding sequence GTGGGATGGCGGACGGAAGAAGACTCACTAGGAAAGGTTATGGTACCGCATGATGCACTATGGGGCCCTCAGACCCAGAGGAGCCTGGATAATTTTCCTATAGGAACAGAGGTCATGCCGCCGGAGCTTATTGAGGCCTTGGTTTTGATCAAAAAAGCTGCAGCCTCGGTCAACGTTGAACTCCAGGTTCTGGATCAGGATCGAGGGCGGGCTATCGTCGAGGCTGCCGATCAAGTTCTTTCAGGCAACTGGAAGGATCAGTTTCCTCTCTCTTTGTGGCAGACCGGCAGCGGTACCCAGACCAACATGAATGTCAATGAGGTTTTGGCTCACCTTGCCAGGAGATCCTCGGGGTTGGACGTCCATCCCAACGATCACGTAAACCGGAGCCAGAGCAGCAACGATGTCTTCCCCGCTGCTATGCACATATCCACAGTGCTCGCTGTTGAGCGTCGTCTGTGTCCTGTTTTGGAGGCCATGGTTTCGGTCCTCCGGGAGAAGGTCACGAGGTATATTGACCTGGTCAAGATTGGCCGAACCCATCTCCAGGATGCCACACCGGTGACTGTTGGTCAGGAGATAGGCGGATGGGTTCGTATGATCGAGCGCTGCGAGTCCATGCTTCTCAGCGCTGTGGAATACCTCAAGGACCTGGCTTTGGGGGGGACAGCTGTAGGAACCGGCCTTAATGCCCCTGATGGGTTCGGAGAAAGGGCGGCTCAGGAGCTGGGAGACCTGACAGGGATCGATTTTCGTTCAGCACCGGATAAATTTCATTCCCTCACGAGCAAAGACGAGTTGGCAGCCCTTCACGGTGTTCTCAAAGCGCTGGCGGCCGACCTCATGAAGATTGCCAACGACGTTCGGTGGCTCGCTTCCGGTCCTCGGTGCGGTCTGGGCGAGCTGGTTATCCCAGCCAATGAGCCAGGGAGTTCCATTATGCCCGGCAAGGTTAATCCCACTCAGGCCGAGGCTCTGACCATGATCGCGGTTCAGGTCATGGGAAACGACGTTGCGGTGGGTATGGCTGCAAGCCAGGGGAACTTTCAGCTGAACGTGTTCATGCCTGTGATGATCAACGCCGTGCTTCAGTCGCTGCGGCTTTTGTCCGACGGGGTTGATTCCTTCACTAAAAGGTGCCTGTCAGGACTTGAGGTCGACGAGGAACGAATCGTCCAGACACGGGACCGATCCCTCATGTTGGTCACCGCTTTGACGCCGACATTGGGCTATGATCGGTCGGCTGCCATCGCAAAAAAAGCTCATGAAGAAGGTCTCACTCTCAGGGAGGCCGCTGTCTCCTCAGGAGCTCTCTCGGGTGAGGATTTTGATCGGCTTGTCCGTCCAGAGAACATGGTCTGA
- a CDS encoding Maebl: protein MSQPRLAVLIDADNARPAITEGLLAEVAKYGVASVKRIYGDWTTPNLGGWKGVLLEHSIQPIQQFRYTVGKNATDSAMIIDAMDLLFTNRFDGFCLVSSDSDFTRLAARIREAGLTVYGFGEKKTPKPFVSACDKFIYTEVIIIKEDAQPAIRRKTSVELKGDTQLVNLLRTSLEAASDDAGWAQLGTVGSNIAKQSPEFDPRNYGYTKLGELASAIGIFDVDERVQSDGHSRVIYIRNRPKGRKTIKKTRRKA from the coding sequence ATATCTCAACCTCGTCTGGCGGTTCTCATCGACGCGGACAACGCCAGACCAGCCATCACCGAGGGGTTGCTCGCTGAGGTAGCCAAGTACGGTGTTGCCAGCGTCAAGCGCATCTATGGCGATTGGACTACCCCGAACCTAGGGGGATGGAAGGGCGTTCTTCTTGAACATTCCATCCAGCCCATCCAGCAATTTCGGTACACTGTTGGCAAGAACGCCACAGATAGTGCCATGATAATCGATGCCATGGATCTCTTGTTTACCAATCGCTTTGACGGCTTCTGTCTTGTGTCCAGCGACAGCGACTTCACCCGATTGGCTGCCCGCATTCGGGAGGCTGGTCTGACGGTCTATGGCTTCGGGGAGAAGAAGACTCCTAAGCCGTTCGTCTCGGCCTGTGACAAGTTTATCTACACTGAAGTCATCATCATCAAAGAGGATGCCCAGCCGGCTATCCGACGCAAGACATCCGTTGAGCTCAAAGGTGACACCCAGTTGGTAAATCTCCTGCGAACATCTTTAGAGGCGGCCTCCGACGACGCCGGATGGGCTCAGCTGGGAACCGTGGGGAGTAATATCGCCAAACAGTCCCCCGAGTTTGACCCCAGAAATTACGGGTATACTAAGCTCGGCGAACTGGCCTCGGCCATAGGTATTTTCGATGTTGACGAGAGGGTCCAAAGTGACGGTCACTCCCGGGTAATATACATTCGAAACCGTCCCAAGGGGCGAAAGACCATCAAAAAAACCAGGCGAAAGGCCTAA
- a CDS encoding nickel-responsive transcriptional regulator NikR: protein MTDKTLIRFGVAVPEKLLRDFDRQVEEKGIPNRSEALRQLIRNSISERRWAQGEGVVYGSLTISYNHHAREVSSVLTDVQHNFGDVIICTNHVHADNDHCLEVIMVKGKAHRVKSLVDLLSGVKAVNNLSPVITSIL from the coding sequence ATGACAGACAAAACGTTAATTCGCTTCGGGGTGGCGGTACCTGAGAAGCTGCTTCGTGATTTTGACCGCCAAGTTGAGGAGAAAGGCATTCCCAATAGATCCGAGGCCTTGAGACAACTTATACGGAACTCCATATCGGAACGACGATGGGCCCAAGGAGAGGGAGTTGTGTACGGGTCTTTGACTATCTCGTACAATCACCACGCCCGGGAGGTAAGTTCTGTTTTGACAGATGTTCAGCACAATTTCGGCGATGTCATTATTTGCACTAATCACGTTCATGCTGACAACGATCACTGTCTTGAGGTGATCATGGTCAAGGGCAAGGCCCACAGAGTGAAGAGCCTTGTGGATCTTCTCTCTGGAGTGAAGGCGGTCAACAACCTCTCGCCGGTCATCACGTCAATTTTATGA
- a CDS encoding oxidoreductase has translation MNRLFSPIQIGPITLPNRIILPPMCQFVAKDGKPTPWHIIHYGQMVCSGAGLIILEATAVCPEGRISPFDLGLWSDETEEAMAHLLASIRPYASMPLAIQLAHAGRKGSCSAPWDGSHLITPENGGWVPVAPSPLAYGQGAPLPSELSEEKIQDVIQAFTDAAYRADRLGFDAVEIHAAHGYLLHQFLSSLSNRRHDRFGGSLENRMRLTLEVLRSVRKAVPHSVIGVRISATDWVPGGWDLDQSTTLVRQLRHLGCDYIHVSSGGLSPEQIISLHPGYQLPFASRIKADTGLPTIAVGLITQAEHADSIVSTGKTDMVAIGRAMLFNPRWPWHAAACLGTSIQVPEPYRRSAPSAFPRLFQQ, from the coding sequence ATGAACAGACTGTTTTCTCCCATACAAATCGGTCCGATCACCCTGCCCAATCGCATTATCCTGCCACCTATGTGTCAATTCGTAGCCAAAGACGGTAAACCAACGCCATGGCACATCATTCACTACGGTCAGATGGTATGCTCTGGAGCGGGACTGATCATATTGGAAGCCACGGCGGTATGCCCTGAAGGAAGGATCTCTCCTTTCGACCTGGGGCTATGGTCCGACGAAACCGAGGAAGCCATGGCCCATTTACTGGCAAGCATACGGCCCTACGCCTCCATGCCTCTGGCGATCCAACTGGCCCACGCCGGACGAAAAGGATCCTGTAGCGCACCGTGGGATGGCAGCCATCTCATCACCCCTGAGAACGGAGGCTGGGTCCCGGTGGCTCCATCGCCTCTTGCCTATGGTCAAGGAGCTCCCCTCCCATCAGAGCTTTCGGAGGAGAAGATACAAGACGTGATTCAAGCTTTCACAGATGCCGCCTATCGGGCAGACCGTTTGGGATTCGACGCCGTTGAGATCCACGCAGCTCACGGCTATCTTCTCCACCAATTTCTCTCATCTCTAAGCAATCGCCGTCACGATCGATTCGGAGGTTCGCTGGAAAATCGGATGAGGCTCACCCTGGAGGTTCTCCGATCGGTTCGGAAGGCGGTTCCTCACAGCGTGATAGGCGTCCGTATCTCGGCCACCGATTGGGTGCCTGGAGGATGGGATCTGGACCAATCGACCACCTTGGTCCGACAACTTCGACATCTAGGTTGCGACTACATCCACGTCTCAAGCGGTGGTCTCTCGCCCGAGCAGATCATATCTCTTCACCCAGGATACCAACTCCCTTTCGCTTCAAGAATTAAGGCGGATACCGGTTTGCCCACCATTGCCGTCGGCCTTATAACTCAGGCGGAACACGCCGACTCCATCGTATCTACGGGGAAAACCGATATGGTGGCAATCGGGCGAGCCATGCTATTCAATCCCCGATGGCCCTGGCACGCTGCGGCTTGCCTTGGTACGTCAATTCAAGTTCCAGAGCCCTACCGTCGATCAGCCCCTTCGGCGTTCCCTCGCTTGTTTCAACAGTAA